The sequence GGGCCTTGATTGGGGAGGTCAGAAAACTCTCTACAAGGTGATCACTGTCAACCTATTGGCACGGTTTATATTAGTACAATGATTTTTGCCAATCCTTTGTTGAAATTAAGAATTGGTAATTGTCTTACTCGGTCAGGTATGGAAATCGCTGGGCTGATGTGCTCAGGGTAAAAAGGGTCAGGGCTACACTAGGGAAAGTTTCATGAGTTCCATTCACATAAGGGCATTGAAGGTAGCGCTTTTCCCACTGCTGATTTGGACTGCACTGATATTGTTCTCTTATCTGTGGAATGCCAAGTCCATCAGTGCGCAGATTATGGGTCAGGCTTATGCAGAAGCGCGCACCAACCTGAATAAAGACATCACTTTCCGGCGCTGGGGGACTGAGCATGGTGGGGTTTATGTGCCCATCACCGACACCCAGAAATCGGTACCCTGGCTGGATCATATTCCCGACCGCGACGTCACCACCACCGGCGGTCTCGAGCTCACCCTGTTGAACCCTGCCACCATGCTGCATCAGATGATGGATGCCTACGCGGAAGAGTATGGGGTGAGGGAGCGGATTACCGGCTTGAAGCAACTGAATCCTCATAATAAACCGGACGAGTGGGAAACTGAGCAGCTACATGCCTTTGAGCGGGGCGAAAGCAGGGAGGTCTGGGCAGAGGTGGAGATCGAAGGGGTGCCCTACCTGCGTTATTTACGCGCCATGTATATGGAGCCCGGTTGTGACAAGTGCCATGGAATATTGGGCTATAAAACGGGAGATTTACGGGGAGCCATTGGTTTAAATCTTCCTCTTTCAGCCTATTTCGACATGATCGATGAATCTGAAAAGAATTTATTGCTGACATATTTGTCAATCTGGTTTTTAATTGGGATGCTAATGATCACCTTTGGGTATCTTACAATTATCCAAAGGTCAGAAAAGGCCCGCCGTGAACGCGAGAGATTAACTTCTCAGAAAGCACTCAGGATTTATGGCAATGCATTTGAAAGTAGCGGTGATGCCATTCTTATTGCAGATATTGAAAATAGAATCTTTGATGTAAACCCCGCTTTCGAAGAACTGACAGGCTACACCCTGCAAGAAGTAAAAGGCCAGATGACCTCCATCTTGTCCAGTGGAGAAACCAAGGCGAATGTGTATACCGAGATGTGGCATCGCCTTACTGAATTTGGCTTCTGGAGCGGTGAGCTTTGGAATCGGAGAAAGAACGGCGAGATGTATCCTGTCTGGACGTCGATTACCCTGGTCACAGACAGAGAGGAGTCCGAGTCTTTCTACATCGCCAATTACCGGGACATCAGTGAACAGAAAGCTATTCAAGCCCAAATATCTCACCTGGCCCACCACGACATCCTTACCGGACTGAGCAACAGATACAGCCTCGAAGAGCGCTTGGAGCAGGCGATGTTCAGCTGCACCCGAGCACAAAAGGCATTGGCGGTATTGTTCATCGACCTGGATCGCTTTAAAAACATCAACGACTCACTCGGGCATCAGTCAGGGGATAGGTTTCTCATCAAAGTGGCCGACCGCATCAGAGCCTGCGTTCGAGAAGAGGACATTGTGGCGCGCATTGGTGGCGACGAGTTTGTCATAGTGATCACCGGGCTTAAGGATCAGCTCAAGGTGTCTTATGTGGCCGACAAGCTGATGAGAGTGATACAGCAACCGTACCAGTTGAACAATCGCAAGTTGGAAACCACAGCCAGTATTGGCATCTGCCTCTACCCTAATGATGCTCAGACGGTAGCAGACCTGCTCAAGAACGCCGATGTTGCCATGTACCAGGCGAAAGCCCGGGGAGGCAATAATTATCAGTACTTCTCTCCCGTCATGTCCATTGCCGCCAACGAGCGACTGGAGCTGGAACACGACATGCGATCGGCGTTAAGGCTGGGGCGATTTGAGCTGTACTTTCAGCCTCAACTGGACTCGGCCGATCGCACTCTCTTTGGGGTTGAGGCTCTGCTGCGCTGGAATGACCCTGTGAGGGGCATGGTGCCACCGGATAAGTTCATTCCCATTGCCGAGGAGACCGGATTCATTATTCCTCTGGGGGACTGGGTGTTAGAGCAAGCGTGCAAAAAACTCTCCGAGTTAAAACGCACTCAGGACAAACCCATTAAAGTGGCGGTCAATATTTCGGCGAAACAGTTGCAGTCGGACGCCCTGGTGAGCACGGTAGCCGGGCTCATTGATCAGTATTCAATCGAGAAAAATGAGCTGCAGATTGAGATCACCGAATCGGCCGCCATGCAGGAGCCGGAGTTTGCCGCTCATCAGTTGTCTCTGCTCAGTAACCTGGGGGTGTTGCTGGCCATTGATGACTTCGGCACAGGCCACTCCTCTATGGTGTATCTGAAGCGGTTGCCGATTCATACTCTTAAGCTGGATCGCACCTTTGTCGGTGACATTGGTGCGGATGAGGGCGATGAGGAGATCTGCATCGCCACCATCTCTCTGGCTCACAGCCTGGGATTGAGAGTGGTCGCCGAAGGGGTGGAAACCCGGCAGCAGCTGACGTTTCTGGTGTCTCACCGCTGTGATTATTTGCAGGGCTTCCTGTTCAGCAAGCCTCTTTCTGCTGCCGACCTGGACCGATTTATGATGAGAGAGCGTCAGTTCTATTGGTGACCTCTGGGTCTGTCGGCCAGATAAAAAAATCCCCGCAACTGCGGGGATTTTTCTTAGTTGGATTCGCTTAGCTCTCTGCCTGTTGCAGTTCGCCGGCCGGTTCCAGCTCCTCTTTGCCCAGCATCTTCTTAATCAGCTGAGAGGCACTGAAGGCCACCGCCACCATCACAACCGCCATCAGGGTCAACATACCGAAGTAGTCGCCATAGAGGTTCTGGACGATGGACTGGGTGATCTCCTGGCCCTTCTCCACGGCGATGGAGGTGGAGAACACCGCACTGACCACGCCGGAGAGGGCGATGGACACCGAGAACAGGCTGACGGAGAACGCCTCGATATGCTTGGGGGTCACCTGCAGGATGAAGGCCACCACCATGGAGCCAACAATCACCTCGGCCAGGGCCTGGAAGAAGTGGATCACCAGGAACACCTCGGGGCGAATCACCACATCGGTGCCCACGGTCATCACCGCCAGGGTCAGGGTGCCGAACGCCATGGCGGTCAGGATAAAGGCGAAGCCGACCTTGGTGGCGGTGGTGAAGTGGATGCCACGCTTCTCCAGGGAGGAGAACACCAGGGCGATCAGCGGGCCGCCAACCATGCACCACATTGGGTTCATGGCCATGGAAGCTTCAGGCGCCAGC is a genomic window of Ferrimonas sp. YFM containing:
- a CDS encoding EAL domain-containing protein, translating into MSSIHIRALKVALFPLLIWTALILFSYLWNAKSISAQIMGQAYAEARTNLNKDITFRRWGTEHGGVYVPITDTQKSVPWLDHIPDRDVTTTGGLELTLLNPATMLHQMMDAYAEEYGVRERITGLKQLNPHNKPDEWETEQLHAFERGESREVWAEVEIEGVPYLRYLRAMYMEPGCDKCHGILGYKTGDLRGAIGLNLPLSAYFDMIDESEKNLLLTYLSIWFLIGMLMITFGYLTIIQRSEKARRERERLTSQKALRIYGNAFESSGDAILIADIENRIFDVNPAFEELTGYTLQEVKGQMTSILSSGETKANVYTEMWHRLTEFGFWSGELWNRRKNGEMYPVWTSITLVTDREESESFYIANYRDISEQKAIQAQISHLAHHDILTGLSNRYSLEERLEQAMFSCTRAQKALAVLFIDLDRFKNINDSLGHQSGDRFLIKVADRIRACVREEDIVARIGGDEFVIVITGLKDQLKVSYVADKLMRVIQQPYQLNNRKLETTASIGICLYPNDAQTVADLLKNADVAMYQAKARGGNNYQYFSPVMSIAANERLELEHDMRSALRLGRFELYFQPQLDSADRTLFGVEALLRWNDPVRGMVPPDKFIPIAEETGFIIPLGDWVLEQACKKLSELKRTQDKPIKVAVNISAKQLQSDALVSTVAGLIDQYSIEKNELQIEITESAAMQEPEFAAHQLSLLSNLGVLLAIDDFGTGHSSMVYLKRLPIHTLKLDRTFVGDIGADEGDEEICIATISLAHSLGLRVVAEGVETRQQLTFLVSHRCDYLQGFLFSKPLSAADLDRFMMRERQFYW